The genomic interval TTCGTGGAGCCGAAGCGTTCCAGTGAGGAGTTCCTTCATGATCGAGGCTTGCAGATCATCTTCCGGACTGTCCAGCAGTAGGCGAATTTGGTTGAGGAGCGCCTCGTTGGAGGGAAGGGGACGGGAACGGGTCTGGGAGGTGTTCATCTGGTGATCCATGTGTTGTTATTGTTTTCTTCTAGGCAGAAAAAATTCTATCAGCTGATCGCCTATTGGTCAAAAGAATGGCGCATATGTGTGAGGTTTGCCTGGATGACTCACCCAGCATGAAGATCGGACGAGAGGCAGTAGAAGCCTTCGTGAATAATGCGGGCTAGGCGCGGTTGGGTAGGGGAGGCATAGTTTGAAGTGCCCAAGCTCTGATACGCGCAAGGTCGCTTGACGAAAGGTCAGTGAACTGAATGTCGACATGCCAGATACAGGCTCCGCTCGACAGTTGATCGGTTTCTGCATCATGAATTTTGCTGGCTAGAACCCTTCCACGGATGGTTAAGGGGGTATTTTGGCCGGAAATGGAAAACGCCAGGACAACGTTCGATTTTGGCGCGAGCTTCGTTGTCATCTCGACCAACGTACCGACATGGTTAAGCTGGGTGATCATGGCATTAAAGTTTAGTCCCGGTGCAGAGGCCTGTCCGACCACGCTCACGACAACCGGGATTTTCGTGTCACGCCTGGTTGGCGCGAGCATCAGGTTTTGTGCACTGAGTACCCCGACCGGTTGGTTTTGTTTGGTGACGATCAAGAGAGAGGCCCCTGTCGCGACCATGAGTGTCGAGGCTTCTGCCAGGACCTCATCGTACTCGATGAACTGCACCGGGCGTGTCATGATTGTCCGGACTTCGATGTCGTGCGGTTCGAGACCCTGAGCGATGACTTTCTTCACGATGTCGGTCGGCGTCATGAGGCCGAATCGGGTGTCGGTATCTTTGACAAGCAGGCAGGGGGCCTGTTCTCGTTCGAGGAGCAGCGCTGCCTCGCTGACAGAGACGTTTCCAGGGACTTGCACGACACCCGGTGTCATCATATGGGCAACCATAGTAGATAAGAGATGTG from Nitrospirota bacterium carries:
- a CDS encoding CBS domain-containing protein; amino-acid sequence: MLNDNDRPFKPTHLLSTMVAHMMTPGVVQVPGNVSVSEAALLLEREQAPCLLVKDTDTRFGLMTPTDIVKKVIAQGLEPHDIEVRTIMTRPVQFIEYDEVLAEASTLMVATGASLLIVTKQNQPVGVLSAQNLMLAPTRRDTKIPVVVSVVGQASAPGLNFNAMITQLNHVGTLVEMTTKLAPKSNVVLAFSISGQNTPLTIRGRVLASKIHDAETDQLSSGACIWHVDIQFTDLSSSDLARIRAWALQTMPPLPNRA